One region of Salinirubrum litoreum genomic DNA includes:
- a CDS encoding ABC transporter ATP-binding protein: MTEPLLEIENLQTQFFTEEGVVRAVDGISLTVEPGEIVGLVGESGAGKSVAASSILRLVEEPGEIVGGRISYQGTPLVEFEEAPDGSRRPTDAMLSNREMRKQIRGREIAIIFQDPMEALNPVFTVGSQLKEFIEINREVSGEMAREIAIDMLREVGIPEPKKRYDSYPHQFSGGMRQRVLIAMALSCEPNLIIADEPTTALDVTVEGQIIDLVRDLQEKYDTSFIWVTHDMGVVAEICDRVNVMYLGEIIEQSAVDDLFYDTKHPYTEALLQSIPRPDETVGQLNPITGVMPEAINPPSGCRFHTRCPDAREVCQRAHPAYQNVMSEGRDHHVSCVKYESIGYEDSDPLETDAAQAFSGGIVESRGESDD; this comes from the coding sequence ATGACCGAACCACTACTCGAAATCGAGAACCTGCAGACCCAGTTCTTCACGGAGGAAGGGGTCGTCCGCGCGGTGGACGGCATCAGCCTCACGGTCGAACCGGGTGAGATCGTCGGACTGGTCGGCGAGTCGGGGGCGGGCAAGTCCGTCGCCGCCTCGTCGATCCTCCGACTGGTCGAGGAACCGGGCGAGATCGTCGGCGGCCGCATCTCCTATCAGGGGACGCCACTCGTGGAGTTCGAGGAGGCACCCGACGGGAGCCGACGGCCGACCGACGCGATGCTCTCGAACCGGGAGATGCGCAAGCAGATTCGCGGTCGGGAGATCGCGATCATCTTCCAGGACCCGATGGAGGCGCTGAATCCGGTGTTCACCGTCGGATCCCAGCTGAAAGAGTTCATCGAGATCAACCGCGAGGTGTCCGGCGAGATGGCCAGAGAGATCGCCATCGACATGCTCCGGGAGGTCGGCATCCCCGAACCGAAGAAGCGGTACGACAGCTACCCCCACCAGTTCTCCGGCGGGATGCGCCAGCGCGTGCTGATCGCCATGGCGCTGTCGTGTGAGCCGAACCTCATCATCGCCGACGAGCCGACGACTGCACTCGACGTGACCGTCGAGGGACAGATCATCGACCTCGTGCGCGACCTCCAGGAGAAGTACGACACGAGTTTCATCTGGGTCACCCACGACATGGGTGTCGTCGCCGAGATCTGTGACCGCGTGAACGTCATGTACCTCGGCGAGATCATCGAACAGTCGGCGGTGGACGACCTGTTCTACGACACGAAACACCCCTACACCGAGGCACTGCTCCAGTCGATCCCGCGCCCGGACGAGACGGTCGGACAACTCAACCCGATCACGGGCGTCATGCCGGAGGCGATCAACCCGCCGTCCGGCTGTCGGTTCCACACCCGGTGTCCCGACGCGCGGGAGGTGTGCCAGCGGGCACACCCGGCGTACCAGAACGTCATGTCCGAGGGTCGCGACCACCACGTCTCGTGTGTGAAGTACGAGTCCATCGGCTACGAGGACTCCGACCCGCTGGAGACGGACGCGGCACAGGCGTTCTCCGGCGGCATCGTGGAGTCACGAGGTGAGAGCGATGACTGA
- a CDS encoding ABC transporter substrate-binding protein: protein MTDDDQYSRLLNRRRMLQGIGGVGIAGLAGCTGGGDTTSTPTSGGGGEDTETESDTEETTSAPSGGSLRIALVKSPLEFDPIILNDVPSQQVAQNIFEGLYAYDETTGIVPELATGEPEVSNGGERYVVEMTGDATFHNGDPVTAEDVKYSFEAPVAEETENASELNMIDSISVVDETTVQFDLKYPYGPFMTALTWSVVPMSVREDDPDAFNTSMPIGSGPFEFVDWQEGEFVQIQRYEDYWGEPKANLEEVEFVPVEEATTRVTTLRNGENDVIEEIPPQLYTTVEGISDADIQEVPGIGYFYLAFNCNEGPTADPLVREAVDYCFSMDQAVSNFVEPTGVRQYSPLPRSIAEDWNMPLDEWEAIPHEKNIDEAQALFEEAGVSTDYSWRIIVPPDDKREQIGITVSNGLQEAGFDASVQRLDWGAFLEQYVSGSEDDYNMYTLGWSGTPDPDAFTYYLFGRDENTLGVTNGTFYGNNSENGKTVSEKFIQARQVPERAERQTLYQEAITTLLEDRAHLPAYNLKNSFGVKNYVNDFAEHPVDSFHLVSNHNNVSVNQ, encoded by the coding sequence ATGACGGATGACGACCAATACAGCAGACTACTGAATCGGCGGCGGATGCTTCAGGGCATCGGCGGCGTCGGTATCGCCGGACTAGCCGGCTGTACCGGCGGCGGTGACACCACGAGTACGCCCACGAGTGGTGGCGGCGGCGAAGACACCGAGACCGAGAGCGACACGGAGGAGACGACCTCCGCGCCGAGCGGCGGCTCGCTCCGGATCGCGCTCGTCAAGAGCCCACTGGAGTTCGACCCGATCATCCTGAACGACGTGCCGTCACAGCAGGTCGCACAGAACATCTTCGAGGGGCTGTACGCCTACGACGAGACCACCGGTATCGTGCCGGAACTCGCCACGGGCGAGCCCGAGGTGTCCAACGGCGGCGAGCGCTACGTCGTCGAGATGACGGGTGACGCCACGTTCCACAACGGCGACCCCGTCACGGCCGAAGACGTGAAGTACTCCTTCGAGGCACCGGTGGCCGAGGAGACCGAGAACGCCTCCGAACTGAACATGATCGACTCGATCAGCGTCGTCGACGAGACGACCGTTCAGTTCGACCTCAAGTACCCGTACGGGCCGTTCATGACGGCGCTGACGTGGAGCGTCGTCCCGATGTCGGTCCGCGAGGACGACCCGGACGCGTTCAACACGTCCATGCCGATCGGCTCCGGTCCCTTCGAGTTCGTGGACTGGCAGGAGGGCGAGTTCGTCCAGATCCAGCGGTACGAGGACTACTGGGGCGAACCGAAGGCGAACCTCGAGGAAGTCGAGTTCGTACCGGTCGAGGAGGCGACGACCCGCGTCACCACCCTCCGGAACGGCGAGAACGACGTGATCGAGGAGATCCCGCCACAGCTGTACACCACGGTCGAGGGTATCAGCGACGCGGACATCCAGGAAGTGCCCGGTATCGGCTACTTCTACCTCGCCTTCAACTGCAACGAGGGACCGACGGCGGACCCGCTCGTCCGCGAGGCAGTCGACTACTGCTTCTCGATGGATCAGGCGGTCTCGAACTTCGTCGAGCCGACCGGCGTCCGGCAGTACAGCCCGCTCCCGCGTTCCATCGCGGAAGACTGGAACATGCCGCTCGACGAGTGGGAGGCGATCCCCCACGAGAAGAACATCGACGAGGCACAGGCGCTGTTCGAGGAGGCGGGCGTCTCCACGGACTACAGCTGGCGCATCATCGTGCCCCCGGACGACAAGCGTGAACAGATCGGTATCACGGTGTCGAACGGGCTGCAGGAGGCTGGCTTCGACGCCAGCGTCCAGCGGCTCGACTGGGGTGCGTTCCTGGAGCAGTACGTCTCCGGGAGCGAGGACGACTACAACATGTACACGCTGGGCTGGTCCGGCACGCCCGACCCCGACGCGTTCACCTACTACCTGTTCGGCCGGGACGAGAACACCCTCGGCGTCACGAACGGGACGTTCTACGGGAACAACAGCGAGAACGGCAAGACGGTGAGCGAGAAGTTCATCCAGGCCCGGCAGGTGCCCGAGCGCGCGGAGCGCCAGACGCTGTACCAGGAGGCCATCACCACCCTGCTGGAGGACCGCGCACACCTGCCCGCCTACAACCTCAAGAACAGCTTCGGTGTCAAGAACTACGTCAACGACTTCGCCGAGCACCCGGTGGACAGCTTCCACCTCGTGAGCAATCACAACAACGTCTCGGTGAACCAGTAG
- a CDS encoding ABC transporter permease — MGRLRYTISRVLQAIPVLLGVATITFFLTDAIPGDPVSIMLGPSPSAQQAAAIRAKFGLDEPLWVRYVNYLVDVARLDLGQSLYYGVPVTEKIMERLPVTMLLLVSSFSFALATAVPLGVISAKRRNKPTDHVSRVVALLGVSTPSFWIGLMLIIIFAFQLDWLPATNLIMPWADPSTVDGASSQLDVVITAGKHLILPTISLGTLQMAALTRIERSSMLEVLNEEYVKLARAYGVKETTILRRHAFRNAQLPLITIIGLQLTQALGGAVLTETVFSINGMGRLIITAIQNQDFLLVMGTTLAFGLVFVVGVIVTDLSYAYVDPRVSFDESD, encoded by the coding sequence ATGGGTCGGCTCCGCTACACGATCAGTCGGGTCCTGCAGGCGATTCCGGTCCTGTTAGGCGTGGCGACGATCACGTTCTTCCTGACCGACGCCATCCCCGGCGACCCGGTGAGCATCATGCTCGGCCCGTCGCCGAGCGCCCAGCAGGCCGCCGCCATCCGGGCGAAGTTCGGCCTCGACGAACCGTTGTGGGTTCGGTACGTCAACTACCTCGTCGACGTGGCCCGACTGGACCTCGGCCAGAGTCTCTACTACGGCGTCCCGGTGACCGAGAAGATCATGGAGCGCCTGCCGGTGACGATGCTGTTGCTGGTCTCCAGCTTCAGCTTCGCGCTGGCGACGGCGGTTCCGCTCGGCGTCATCTCGGCGAAGCGCCGGAACAAGCCGACCGACCACGTCTCGCGGGTCGTCGCGCTGCTGGGCGTCTCGACGCCCTCCTTCTGGATCGGGCTGATGCTGATCATCATCTTCGCGTTCCAGCTCGACTGGCTCCCGGCGACGAACCTCATCATGCCGTGGGCCGACCCCTCGACCGTCGACGGCGCGTCCTCACAGTTGGACGTGGTCATCACGGCCGGGAAACATCTGATCTTACCGACCATCTCGCTGGGGACACTCCAGATGGCGGCACTGACGCGCATCGAGCGGTCGTCGATGCTCGAGGTGCTGAACGAAGAGTACGTGAAACTGGCGCGAGCCTACGGCGTGAAGGAGACGACCATCCTCCGCCGGCACGCCTTCCGGAACGCACAGCTCCCGCTGATCACGATCATCGGCCTCCAGTTGACCCAGGCGCTCGGCGGCGCGGTGCTGACCGAGACGGTCTTCTCCATCAACGGGATGGGTCGACTGATCATCACCGCCATCCAGAACCAGGACTTCCTCCTGGTGATGGGGACGACGCTGGCCTTCGGGCTGGTGTTCGTCGTCGGCGTGATCGTGACGGACCTGTCGTACGCCTACGTGGACCCCCGCGTCTCCTTCGACGAGAGTGACTGA
- a CDS encoding ABC transporter permease, which produces MATDTASETDVLGGETEEVDSDVESRVGWRYTISQVRRDPTALAGLGIIGFMTIVAIIGTVDAVLFDVLAEFAFFANLGIEQYMIAKAVWISPVAEPSNVQILRPPVYLTNEIYPNTPGTWEHPLGTDHRGRDVLVRLFYGTRIAITVGIVSTGIAMILGTVVGSVAGYYGGLIDDALMRGAEILFAIPFLILVIAFMTAFGRNLTFAMVGVGIATIPTFARLIRSRVLSVREEDYIEAARAAGVKDRNVIFRHVIPNSFAPVLVQATLQVGINILIIAGLSFLGYGAQPPTPSWGQMLSRSRNYMLPNPWFSIWPGIAILVTVVGFNLVGDGLRDALDPRIQN; this is translated from the coding sequence ATGGCAACTGACACAGCTTCAGAGACGGACGTACTCGGCGGCGAGACCGAGGAGGTCGACAGCGACGTCGAGTCACGGGTCGGATGGCGGTACACCATCTCGCAGGTGCGCCGGGACCCCACCGCACTGGCGGGGCTCGGTATCATCGGCTTCATGACGATCGTGGCGATCATCGGCACCGTCGACGCGGTGCTGTTCGACGTCCTGGCGGAGTTCGCGTTCTTCGCGAACCTCGGGATCGAACAGTACATGATCGCCAAGGCGGTGTGGATCAGTCCGGTCGCAGAGCCGAGCAACGTCCAGATTCTGCGGCCGCCGGTGTACCTGACGAACGAGATCTATCCGAACACGCCGGGGACGTGGGAACACCCGCTCGGCACCGATCACCGTGGTCGGGACGTGCTGGTTCGGCTGTTCTACGGCACCCGGATCGCCATCACGGTCGGTATCGTCTCGACCGGCATCGCGATGATCCTGGGGACGGTCGTCGGGTCGGTCGCCGGCTACTACGGCGGCCTGATCGACGACGCGCTGATGCGCGGGGCGGAGATCCTCTTTGCGATCCCGTTCCTCATCCTCGTCATCGCGTTCATGACGGCGTTCGGCCGGAACCTCACGTTCGCGATGGTCGGCGTCGGGATCGCCACGATTCCGACGTTCGCTCGGCTGATCCGGTCGCGGGTGCTGTCCGTGCGTGAAGAGGACTACATCGAGGCGGCACGGGCCGCCGGCGTGAAAGACCGCAACGTCATCTTCCGCCACGTCATCCCGAACAGCTTCGCGCCGGTGCTGGTGCAGGCGACCCTGCAGGTGGGGATCAACATCCTCATCATCGCCGGGTTGTCGTTCCTCGGCTACGGGGCACAGCCGCCGACCCCCTCGTGGGGACAGATGCTGAGCCGGTCGCGCAACTACATGTTGCCGAACCCGTGGTTCAGTATCTGGCCCGGTATCGCCATCCTCGTGACGGTGGTCGGGTTCAACCTCGTCGGTGACGGGCTGAGAGACGCACTCGATCCACGGATACAGAACTGA